The Mesorhizobium sp. B2-8-5 genome segment GTTTCGCGCCGATCCAGACCTATCACTACGAGGCCCAGCAGACCGCCTATATTTCCGATTACGGCGAGTTCGTTCACGCCGAGCGCATGCCCTTGCAGCAGACCTCCACCAGCCGCTATTTCCTGACGGCCGTTCTTGTCGAATGCGAGGCCGACAGCCGCTCGATCGTCTGCTTCGGCGATTCCATAACCGACGGCTTCGGATCGACGGTGGATGCGAACGCCAGATGGCCGGATCGCCTGGCCGAGCGGCTTTCGGCGGCCGGATTGCTTGGCCGTCTCGGCGTTCTCAACCATGGCATCGGCGGCAACCGGGTGACCGCGAGCCGGGCACGCGGCGCGAGCGCGCTCGCTCGTTTCGACCGCGATGTGCTCGGCCTGCCCAATGTCGGCCAGATGGTGCTACTGGAAGGCATCAACGACATCGGCTGGCCGGGAACGATGCTGGCAGGGCCGGCCGAGGCCGTCTCGCTGGAGGATCTGGTCGGCAGCTACCGGCAACTGATCGCGCGCGCCCACATGCGCCGCATCAAAGTCATCCAGGGCACGCTCACGCCCTGTGCCGGCGCGTTCGCGGGCGAGGCCCTGCGCACGTTCCACTCGCCCGAGAAAGAACGGGTGCGCCGCTCCGTCAACGATTGGATAAGAGCCTCCAGTCCCGCCGATGCCGTCATCGATTTCGACCGGGCGCTGGCCGACCCGAAAGACAGCTCCCGCATTCGTCCGGAATTCGACTGCGGTGACGGCCTGCACCCGTCCGATGCCGGCTACAAGGCGATGGCCGATCTCTTCGACCTCGATCTTTTCGGCCCGCCGACGACACAGGCGATCGAAGCACTTCCTTAACCATAGCGGTTCAGGATCGATCCCTGGTCAGTGGGGACACCCTGATTGAAAAAGCCGGCGCGCCCTCTTCGCCGCCTGGCGCTTCTCGCGGCGGCGGTTGCGCTGGGCACGGTGGCACAGGCCTCGGATTTCTCCGAGCCGTGGAAGAATGCCGACCGCCCGCTGGTGATCGACGCCTACGAATACAATTCGATCGACTGGCAGCAACTCGTCACCGACAAGCGCATCGCCGGCTTCATCAACAAGGCGTCCGACGGGCTGCCGCCGCCCTATTTCTGCTTCGGCGCCGAGGCCGATGTCAAACTCTGCAAGGCGCAATGGAAACGCTATGCGGTGACGCGCGAATTGTTCCAGACGCGCAAGGTGGTGGCCAAGGCGCTTGGCCTGAAATGGGGCGCCTATCACCTCGCCCGCCCCGGCAACCCGGTCGAGCAGGCCAACAATTTCATCGATTTCGCCGAGCCGGCGCCGGATGAGCTGATGGCCCTCGACATCGAAGGCATCGATGCCACGCAATGGATGTCGCTGGAGGACGCCGAGGAATTCGTGCGCCAGGTGCATCGCCGCCTCGGCCGCTTCCCGGTGCTCTATGTCAACGGCAAGACCGCCCAGTACATCGCCGAAAATCGCTACCAGTATCGGCTCCTGTCACGGCTGCCGCTGTGGTACGCGCGCTACAAGCCCGACATCGACGTGCATTTCCCGATGGGCAACTGGCAGGGCTACGCGCTGTGGCAATTCTCGGCGCAGGCCAATTGCGGCCGTTTCTCCTGCCCTTACCGCGTGCCGGGCACGCCCCACGACATCGACGTCAACGTCGCGCCGATGAGCGCCGACGAATTGCGCCAGCAGTGGGCCTTCGGCGGCCTGATCGACGTGCCGTCCGATTACCTGGCTTCGATCCCGGTGCCGCTGTCGCGCCAGGCGGCGCTCGCCGGGAAAGCCACCATCACCTATGCCGATGTGGCGACGCCGCCGACCGTCGAGGAGATGGTCGCGGTGCTCGGCGCGCGCTGGGAGAAATTCCGCGGCGGGTTCCGCATGCCGGTGGTGAAGACGGTGCCGACGCGGCCGGGTTTCGGCATCGTGCAATATGTTGCCTGGAAACGGTCCGGGCAGCGCACGCCCGAGCAGATCGCCGCAGCGTTTGCCGCGGCGGCCGACCCGGTGAGCACCGCCTCGACAACGCTTGAGGCCAAGCGCTGATATGCTTCAGCGGTGGTTGCCCAGGCTGGCATACATGCCGGTGGTGCGGAACTGCGTCGGATTGATGCCGTAACAGCGGCGAAAGACCTTGGAGAAGTAGTTCGCGTCCTCGAAGCCGCACAGCACCGCGACTTCCTTGACCGGCAGGAAATCCGCCTTGGTCAGGAGTTTCGCCGCCCGCTGCAGTCGCTGCTGCAGGACGAATTCAGCCGGGGGCAGTCCTTCGCTCTCGGCGAAGCAGCGCGAGAAATGGGCGCGGCTGAGGCCGCTGATTTCGACCAGCTCCGCCACCGGCAGCGGCTTGTCGAGATTGGCGTTGATGTGGTCGATGACCGGCTGCATGGCGCTTTGTTTTTCGGCGAAGGCGTGCGAGCCGAAGACATCGTCGTAGAGCGCCATCGCCGCCTCATAGGCGATCGCCGAGGCGGCGCCGGGCGAAGCCGCACCCTTGATCAGGCGCAGGCTGCAATCGGCAAGGTGATCAATGGTCGCCTGCTGCAGCCGGAGCACCGGGCCTGAGACGCTGAGGATGGACTTGTGGATGCGCAGCGCCTCCTCGCCATTCATCGAGATCCAGAAATATTCCCAGCGGTCGCCCTTGGCCAACCAGTAGCGATGGTTGTGCGGCACCAGAACCAGCAGCGTGTCGTTCGCCTGCAGACGGTAGTTGCGGCTCTCGTAGCGCAATTGGCCGGTGCCGCTGATCGTATGCTGGAGGACCGTGAACGGGGTCTGGCCACGCTTCCTGCCGTCCCAGTCGTAGGTCTCGCCCTCGCGCAGCTCGTAGCCCGTGCTGGTCGGCATGGCATGCAGGCGCTGGCGGCCGCGCGGCAGCGAGATCGTGCGCATCAGCTTTCCGTTGGCGATCAGGTCCTGCAGCACAAAATTACCCTCGAAAGCATAATCCTTCTCTGGCCGCGCCGACGAATAAGCGCATAATCCGGCCCTCAAGACGCGAAAGACCCGCGGTCGAGGAGCGGGCGGGAGGAGAAAAGAGCCGGATTTCCGGCTTTGAGTGGCGGGCGCGCTGTTGCGTGCGGCCATATCCTCCCTTGCTGCTCCTTGCCTAGCATTCGATTGGATCGAGGTGAAGGTGATGAGTTTCAAAATCGCTATTATCGGCGCCGGCAGCGTCGGATTCACCAAGAAGCTGTTCACCGACATCCTGTGCGTGCCGGAATTCAAGGACATCGAATTCGCGCTGACCGATGTCAGCGAGCACAATCTGGCGATGATCAAGGCGATCCTCGACCGGATCGTCGAGGCGAACAGATTGCCGACCAGGGTGACGGCGACCACGAACCGCCGCGAGGCGCTGGAGGGCGCGCGCTACATCATCAGCTGCGTGCGCGTCGGCGGGCTCGAAGCCTATGCCGACGACATTCGCATCCCGCTCAAATATGGCATCGACCAATGCGTCGGCGACACGATCTGCGCCGGCGGCATTCTCTACGGTCAGCGCAACATTCCGGTGATCCTCGACTTCTGCCGGGATATTCGCGAGGTCGCCGATACCAACGCCAAGTTCCTCAACTATGCCAACCCCATGGCCATGAACACATGGGCGGCGATCGAGTACGGCAAGGTCGACACGGTCGGGCTCTGCCACGGCGTCCAGCACGGCGCCGAGCAGATCGCCGAGGTGCTCGGCGCGAAATCGCCCAAGGAGCTCGACTATGTCTGCTCCGGCATCAACCACCAGACCTGGTTCATCGAGCTCAGGCTGAACGGCCGGCCGATCAGCAAGGACGAGCTGGTCGACGCCTTCGAGGCGCATCCGGTCTATTCGAAGCAGGAAAAGCTGCGCATCGATGTGCTGAAGCGCTTCGGCGTCTACTCGACCGAAAGCAACGGGCATCTGTCGGAATATCTGCCCTGGTACCGCAAGCGCCCCGAGGAGATCACGCGCTGGATCGACATGTCCGACTGGATCCATGGCGAGACCGGCGGCTATCTGCGCTACTCTACCGAGACCCGCAACTGGTTCGAAACGGAGTATCCGCAATTCCTCGAAGCGGCGTCGAAGCCGATCGATCCGGCCAACCGCTCCAACGAACACGCCAGCCACATTCTGGAAGCGCTTGAGACCAATCGCGTCTATCGCGGCCATTTCAACGTCAAGAACGACGGCGTGATCACCAACCTGCCACAGGACGCCATCATCGAGTCGCCCGGCTTCGTCGACCGCTTCGGCATCAACATGGCCGCCGGCATCACGCTGCCGGAGGCCTGCGCGGCGACTTGCATGGCCTCGATCAACGTCCAGCGCATGTCGGTGCACGCGGCGATCGCTGGCGACATCGACCTGCTCAAGCTCGCCGTGCTGCACGATCCGCTGGTTGGAGCCGTGTCGACGCCGGAAGAGGTCTGGCAGATGGTGGACGAGATGGTCGTCGCTCAGTCCCAATGGCTGCCGCAATATGCGCATGCCGTTCCGGCGGCAAAGGAGCGGCTTTCGAAATCCAAGGTCAAGACCCGCGAATGGGCGGGCGCGGCGCGCCGCAGCGTCCGCTCGATCGAGGAATTGCGCGCCGAAAAGGCGGCGCTGAAACAGGCCGGCTGAGATCCCGGCAAGCAGGCGGACGCGCAGGAGGCGCGTCCGGCGGATCAGCCGTCCAGAAACAAGAGGCGGGCAGCAGCAGGCGTCCAAACAACTGGGAGGAGACGATGAGGACCTTACGCAGAATTGGCTTTGCCGCCGGACTGGCGATGAACGTTGCCGTTCCGGCATACGCCTTGGCATCCGAGCCGACGATCCCGCCCGAGCCGGCGACGTTCCCGGCCGAGGGCAAGATCCACTATGTGGCGCGCGACTCCATCCTGGAGTTCAAGGCGCTGCCCGAATATCACGAGCCGGACTGGGTGACGGAGAGATACGTCAAGACCGGCAAACTGCCGCCGGTCAAGGACCGGTTGCCCAAGGAGCCGCTGGTCTTCAAGACGGGCAACATGCCGGACGGCATCGGCGTCTACGGCGACACGATGCGTCACGTCATCGGCGGCAGGCCGGAGGGCTGGAACTACGGCGCAGGCCAGACGCAGGGTTGGGGCGGGATCGATATCGGCCTGTCCGAATGCCTGACGCGCACGGCGCCGCTGTTCCAGGTCGAGGCCAAGGACACCGAGCCGCTGCCGAACCTCGCCAAGAGCTGGGACTGGTCGAGCGACGGCCACAAGCTCACCATGCATCTGATCGAAGGCGCCAAGTGGTCCGACGGCGCGCCCTTCAACGCCGACGACGTCATGTTCTACTGGGATGACGAGGTCGTCGATCCCAACGTCTCGCCGCTGAACGGCGCCACGCCCGAAACCTTCGGCGTCGGCACGACGCTGAAGAAGATCGACGACTACACCGTCGAGTGGACGTTCAAGGAGGCGTTCCCGCGGCAATATCTCTACGCGATGGCCTACGGCACCTTCTGTCCCGGCCCTTCGCATATCCTCAAGCCGCAGCATCCGAAATATTCGAAGAACACCTACGACCAGTTCAAGAATGCCTTCCCACCGGACTATATGAACATGCCGGTGATGGGCGCCTGGGTGCCGGTCGAATACCGGCCGGACGATATCATCGTCATGCGGCGCAACCCCTACTATTGGAAGGTCGACGAAAAGGGCAACCAGCTGCCCTATCTCAACGAGCTGCAATACAAGCTGTCGACCTGGGCCGACCGCGACGTCCAGGCGGTGGCGGGCTCCGGCGACTTCTCGAACCTCGAGCAGCCGGAAAATTTCGTCGCCTCGCTGAAGCGCGCGGCCGACTCGAACGCGCCGGCCCGGCTTGCCTTCGGCCCGCGCCTCATCGGCTACAATCTGCGCATGAATTTTTCCGCCAATGGCTGGGGCAACCCGGACGAGCGCAGTCAGGCAGTGCGCGAGTTGAACCGCAACGAGGACTTCCGCAAGGCGGTGACCATGGCGCTCGACCGCAAGGCGCTGGGCGACTCGCTTGTCAAGGGTCCGTTCACCGCCATCTATCCCGGCGGCTTCTCGTCGGGCACCAGCTTCTACGACCGCAAGTCGACGGTCTACTATCCGTTCGATCTCGAAGGCGCCAAGGCCGAGCTTGCCAAGGCCGGGCTCAAGGACACCGACGGCGACGGCATAGTCAACTTCCCGGCCGGCACCGCCGGGGGCAAGAATGTCGAGATCGTGATGCTGGTCAACAACGATTACACGACCGACAAGAGCCTTGCCGAAGGCGTGGTCGCGCAGATGGAAAAGCTCGGGCTGAGAGTCGTCCTCAACGGGGTCAACGGAACGCAGCGCGACGCCATCCAATATTCCGGCCGTTTCGACTGGCTGATCCGGCGCAACGAGACCGAGCTGACCTCAGTGGTTCAAAACACCGAACAACTTGCTCCCGTCGGCCCGAAGACCAGTTGGAATCATCGCGCGCCGGAAAGCGGCGAGGTCGACCTGATGCCCTTCGAGAAGGACCTCGTCGATATCGTCAACAAGTTCGTGACGACGCAGGACAACGACCAGCGTGCCGACCTGATGCGAAAGTTCCAGAGGATATCGACCGAGCATGTCTACAATGTCGGGCTGACCGAGTATCCGGGCGCGCTCATCATCAACAAGCGCTTCTCCAACATCCCGCAAGGCACACCGATCTACATGTTCAACTGGGCCGAGGATTCGATCGTCCGCGAACGTGTCTTCGTCGCCGCCGACAAGCAGGCGAAGCACGAATTGTATCCGGAGGAGCTTCCCGGCAAACCGGGTGACAAGGGTCCGATGTAAGGTTTACCTCCCCTGACGAAAAGACGTCCGGCCGCGCCGCGGCGCGGCCGGACAAACAGAATCTCCGAACGCACCTCAGGGAGCGACCGGCCAGAAAGGAAGCTGACCGTCCATGCTGCGATTCCTGCTTATGCGCATAGCGTCGGCGCTTCCCGTCCTCGCCATTTTGAGCCTCGTCACCTTCGCCATCATCCAGGCGCCGCCCGGCGACTATGCCGATTACATCCGCTCGCAGCTGATCAACCAGGGCGGCGCGTCCTACGCCGAGGCTGAAGCGCAGGCCCAGGCCTACCGCGTCGAGCATGGCCTCGATAAGCCGCTGCCCGTCCAGTACCTCAACTGGATCGGCGGCATCGTCACCCGCGGCGATTTCGGCTACAGCCTCTATTACAACAAGCCGGTGGCCGACGTGGTCGGCGAGCGCCTGCCGCGAACGCTCCTTCTGGCGCTGGTCTGCCATCTGCTCGCCTCGGTTCTCGGCATCACCTTCGGCATATGGGCGGCGACGCGGCAGTATTCCTGGATCGACTCGACGCTTTCGGCGATCTCGTTCCTCGGCATGACGGTGCCGCGCTTCCTGATGGCGCTGATCATCGTCTATCTGCTGGTCTTCCAGTTCAACGTCTCCGAGATCGGCTCGTTCTTCTCGGCGCAATATGGCGGCGCGCCATGGTCGTGGGCGAAGCTCGTCGACCTCATCAAGCATGTCTGGCCGGTCGTGGCGATCGCGACCTTCGGCGGCCTCGCCTACAATATGCGCGTCATGCGCGGCAATCTGCTCGACACGCTCAACGCGCAATATGTCGAGACGGCCAAGGCCAAGGGCCTGACCGGCGGCGCCGTGGTGATGCGGCATGCCGTGCCCAACGCGCTGCATCCTTTGGTGATGTATCAGGGCGTGGTGCTGCCCTATATGCTCACCGGCGAGATCGAGACGGCGATCATCTTCGCGCTGCCCACCGTCGGCCCGGCGATCGTCGGTTCCATGGCGGTCGGCGACGTCTATGTCACGGCCACCTTCATGATGGTGCTGTCGGCGACGCTGATCGTCGGCAACATCATCGCCGACATGCTGCTCGTCCTGCTCGACCCGCGCATCCGCCAATTCGGGGAGCGCTAGATGCTGGCCCGCGATCCCTCACCCCCGCCCCTTACGCCCTTGCCGGCCGAAGGCATAACCAAAGCCGAAGCCGCGCATGGCAATGAGAGCTACATCGCGCTCGTCTGGCGCCGGCTGAAGCGCTCCTGGACCGGCATGGCCGGGCTTTGGCTGGTCGTCCTGCTGCTGGTCATGGCGGTGTTCGCCGAATTCCTGGCGCCGATGGACCCCAAGGCGACCGACGTCGCCTTCGCGCCGCCGCAACTGCCCGCTTTCCACGACAAGGACGGCAATTTCGTCGCGCGGCCGCGAGTCTATGCGCTGGCCGATTCGGCCGATCTCGATCCGGTCACCTTCCAGCCGATCGTCGGCCCCGACTACGATCATCCGCGGCTGCTCGGCTTTTTCGTCGAAGGCGCGCCCTACAAGCTTCTCGGCCTCATTCCGGCGAACCGGCATTTCTTCGCCTCGATGGACGGCCAGCCGGTGCATTTCCTCGGCACCGACAAGTTCGGCCGCGACGTGCTGTCGCGCGCCATCCACGGCTCGCGCGTGTCGCTGATGATCGCGCTGACGGTGGTCTTCATCATCACGGTCATCGGCACCAGCGTCGGCATGATCTCCGGCTATTTCGGCGGCCGGTTCGACGTCTGGATGCAGCGCTTCGTCGAGCTTGTGCTCGCCTTCCCGCAACTGCCGCTCTATCTGGCCCTGACGACGCTGATCCCGGTCACCGCGCCGACGAATGTCTTCCTCGCCTTCGTCATCATCGTCATGTCGGCGCTGGGCTGGGCGCAGATGTCGCGCGAGGTGCGCGGCAAGACGCTGGCGCTCGCGCGCATCGACTATGTGCGCGCCGCCATGGCGGTCGGCGCCACCGACCGGCGCATCATCATGCAGCATATCTTCCCCAATGTGATGAGCCATGTGATCGTCGCCGTGACGCTGGCGATCCCTACGGTGGTGCTGCTCGAATCCTTCCTCGGCTTCCTCGGCTTCGCGGTCAAGCCGCCGCTGATCTCCTGGGGCCTGATGCTGCAGGACACCGCGACCTATTCGGTCATCGGCACCTATCCATGGATCCTATCGCCGGTCGGCTTCGTGCTGATCACCGTCTTTGCCTTCAACGCGCTGGGCGACGGCCTGCGCGATGCCGTCGATCCCTATTGAGGTGACCGGATGACGACGATCGCGCTCGCAGACAATTTCGCACCGGCCGTCCGGCATGATCATGGCGGTCGCCGTGATCAGCCTGTGATCGACGCCCGCAACATCGAGGTCGCCTTCAAGGTCGAGCACGGCACCGTCGAGGCGGTGAAGGACGTCTCCTTCCAGCTCTATCGCGGCGAGACGATCGCGATCGTCGGCGAGTCCGGTTCCGGCAAGTCGGTGACGGCGCGCACCGTCATGGGGCTGTTGTCGCGCCGCGCGACGGTGTCGCCGAGATCGAGCGTCGACTATCTCGGGCAGAACATCCTGAAGTTCCCCGAGAGCGCCCGGCGCAAGCTGCGCGGCAACCGCATCTCGATGATCTTCCAGGAGCCGATGAGCTCGCTCAACCCGATCTACACGGTCGGCGGCCAGATCGTCGAAGCGATCCGGGTGCACCGCAAGGTGGGCCGCAGGCAAGCCTGGGCGCGCGCGCTCGAACTCCTGCGGCATGTCCAGATCCCCGAGCCGGAGGCGCGGCTCAAGCAATATCCGCACCAGCTCTCCGGCGGCCAGCGCCAGCGCGTCATGATCGCCATGGCCTTGGCCAACGACCCCGACGTGCTGATCGCCGACGAGCCCACCACGGCGCTCGACGTCACCGTGCAGGCGCAGATCCTGAACCTGATCCGCAACCTGCAGAAGGAACTGCGGATGGCGGTGATCCTGATCACCCACGACCTCACCGTGGTGCGTAAGTTTTCCGACTACGTCTATGTCATGCAGCATGGCGAGATGCGCGAGCACAACGTCACCGAGCGGCTCTTCGCCAATCCCCAGCATCCCTACACGCAGCGGCTGCTCGCCTCCGAGCCGCGCGGACGGCCGAAGGTGCTGCCCGACAAGTCCCGCACGATCCTCGAGGCAAATGGCGTGCGCGTCTGTTTCATGCTGCGCCACGGCTCTTTCATGAAGCCGGACTGGCGCGAACTGGTCGCCGTCGACGATCTCGACCTGAAACTTTGCCGTCACGAGACGCTGGGACTGGTCGGCGAATCCGGTTCCGGCAAGACCACATTCGGCCAGGCGCTGCTCAGGCTGATCGACGCCAAGCGCGGCGAGATCCGCTTCGACGGACAGCCGATCGAGAAGCTGTCACGCGCCGGAATGCGGCCGTTGCGCTCGCGCATGCAGATCGTGTTCCAGGATCCTTTCTCCTCGCTCAATCCGCGCATGACGATCGGCCAGATCATCGAGGAAGGGCTGGTCGTCAACCGGTTGGGCGCGACGCGGCGCGAGCGGAACGAACGGGTGCGCGAGGCGCTGGCCAGCGCCGGCATGCCCGGCAACATCCTGTCGCGCTTCCCGCATGAATTCTCCGGCGGCCAGCGGCAGCGCATCGCGATCGCGCGGGCGATTGCGCTGGAGCCCGAATTCATCCTGCTCGACGAGCCGACTTCGGCGCTGGACCTTTCGGTGCAGGCGCAGATCATCGACCTGTTGCGAAAGCTGCAGGACGAGCGCGGCCTGAGCTATCTGTTCATCTCGCACGACCTCAAGGTGGTGCGGGCGCTGTGCCACCGCGTCATCGTCATGCAGCATGGCAAGATCGTCGAGCAGGGGCCCGTCGACGAGGTCCTTTCCAATCCCAAGACCGCCTACACCGAACGGCTCGTCAGGGCCGCTTTCGACGTGGCTTAGAGAAGTGCCGGAGGCTTTAAAGTGGCAAGAAATCCCAGGATCACGTTCATCGGCGCCGGCTCGACGGTGTTCATGAAGAACATCGTCGGCGACGTGCTGCAGCGGCCGGCGCTATCGGGCGCCACCATCGCATTGATGGACATCAATCCGCAGCGGCTGGAAGAGAGCGCTGTTGTCGTCAACAAGCTGATCGCGACGCTCGGCGTCAAGGCGAAGGCCGAGACCTATTCGGACCAGCGCAAGGCGCTCTCCGGCGCCGACTTCGTCGTCGTCGCCTTCCAGATCGGCGGCTACGAGCCCTGCACCGTCACCGACTTCGAGGTGCCGAAGAAATACGGCCTCCGCCAGACGATCGCCGACACGCTCGGCGTCGGCGGCATCATGCGGGGCTTAAGGACGGTGCCGCATCTATGGAAGATCTGCGAGGACATGCTCGCCGTCTGCCCGGAGGCGATCATGCTGCAATATGTCAACCCGATGGCGATCAACACCTGGGCGATCGCGGAGAAATATCCCGCGATCAAACAGGTCGGGCTTTGCCATTCGGTGCAGGGCACGGCGATGGAACTGGCGCACGACCTCGACCTTCCCTATGACGAGATCCGCTACCGCTCGGCCGGCATCAACCACATGGCGTTTTATCTCAAGTTCGAGCATCGCCAACCGGACGGTTCCTACCGCGACCTTTATCCCGACCTTCTCCGCGCCTATCGCGAGGGCCGCGCGCCGAAGCCCGGCTGGAACCCGCGCTGCCCGAACAAGGTGCGCTACGAGATGCTGACCCGGCTCGGCTATTTCGTCACCGAAAGCTCCGAGCATTTCGCCGAGTACACGCCCTATTTCATCAAGGACGGCCGCCCCGACCTGATCGAGAAATATGGCATCCCGCTCGACGAATATCCAAAACGCTGCATCGAGCAGATCGAGCGCTGGAAGGGCCAGGCGGAAGCCTACCGCTCGGCGGACCGGATCGAGGTCGAGCAGTCCAGGGAATATGCCTCCTCGATCATGAATTCGGTGTGGACCGGCGAGCCGTCGGTGATCTACGGCAATGTCCGCAACAATGGCTGCATCACCTCGCTGCCTTTCGATTGCGCGGCGGAAGTGCCGTGCTTGGTCGATGCTTCCGGAATCCAGCCCACTTACATTGGCGAATTGCCGCCGCAGCTCACGGCGCTGATCCGCACCAACATCAACGTCCAGGAACTGACGGTGCGGGCGCTGATGAGCGAGAACCGCGAGCACATCTACCATGCGGCGATGATGGACCCGCATACCGCGGCCGAGCTCGACCTCGACCAGATCTGGTCACTGGTCGACGAGCTGCTTGCCGCTCACGGCGACTGGCTGCCGGCCTGGGCACGCAACGGCAGCAGGAGCCAGGCCGCCTGATCAGCCGCCGCCCTTCTCGCGCTCGACGGCGCGCCAGCCGATGTCATGGCGATAAAAGCCTTGCGGCCAGTCGATGCGATCGATCGCCGCGTAGGCCTTTGCCTGCGCCTCGCCGACGGTGGCGCCCAAAGCGGTGACGTTGAGCACACGCCCGCCATTGGCGACCAGCGCGCCGCCATTGATGGCAGTGCCGGCATGGAAGACCTGGACGCCTTCCACCTTGTCGAGACCGCGGATGACGGAGCCCTTTTCCGGCATGCCCGGATAGCCCCTTGCCGCCATCACCACGGTCAACGCCGTCTCGTCGCTCCAGCGCACCGACATATGCGCGAGCTGGCCGTC includes the following:
- a CDS encoding ABC transporter ATP-binding protein, encoding MTTIALADNFAPAVRHDHGGRRDQPVIDARNIEVAFKVEHGTVEAVKDVSFQLYRGETIAIVGESGSGKSVTARTVMGLLSRRATVSPRSSVDYLGQNILKFPESARRKLRGNRISMIFQEPMSSLNPIYTVGGQIVEAIRVHRKVGRRQAWARALELLRHVQIPEPEARLKQYPHQLSGGQRQRVMIAMALANDPDVLIADEPTTALDVTVQAQILNLIRNLQKELRMAVILITHDLTVVRKFSDYVYVMQHGEMREHNVTERLFANPQHPYTQRLLASEPRGRPKVLPDKSRTILEANGVRVCFMLRHGSFMKPDWRELVAVDDLDLKLCRHETLGLVGESGSGKTTFGQALLRLIDAKRGEIRFDGQPIEKLSRAGMRPLRSRMQIVFQDPFSSLNPRMTIGQIIEEGLVVNRLGATRRERNERVREALASAGMPGNILSRFPHEFSGGQRQRIAIARAIALEPEFILLDEPTSALDLSVQAQIIDLLRKLQDERGLSYLFISHDLKVVRALCHRVIVMQHGKIVEQGPVDEVLSNPKTAYTERLVRAAFDVA
- a CDS encoding alpha-glucosidase/alpha-galactosidase, yielding MARNPRITFIGAGSTVFMKNIVGDVLQRPALSGATIALMDINPQRLEESAVVVNKLIATLGVKAKAETYSDQRKALSGADFVVVAFQIGGYEPCTVTDFEVPKKYGLRQTIADTLGVGGIMRGLRTVPHLWKICEDMLAVCPEAIMLQYVNPMAINTWAIAEKYPAIKQVGLCHSVQGTAMELAHDLDLPYDEIRYRSAGINHMAFYLKFEHRQPDGSYRDLYPDLLRAYREGRAPKPGWNPRCPNKVRYEMLTRLGYFVTESSEHFAEYTPYFIKDGRPDLIEKYGIPLDEYPKRCIEQIERWKGQAEAYRSADRIEVEQSREYASSIMNSVWTGEPSVIYGNVRNNGCITSLPFDCAAEVPCLVDASGIQPTYIGELPPQLTALIRTNINVQELTVRALMSENREHIYHAAMMDPHTAAELDLDQIWSLVDELLAAHGDWLPAWARNGSRSQAA